The Austwickia sp. genome includes a region encoding these proteins:
- a CDS encoding alpha/beta fold hydrolase, with the protein MTYWFGRRPGDPRRAASGWGGLLVAAVATGAVCVPSVSTERLFPPDLPQLSAARVALPTGSNVTLYHYPALGLLRYPLPVVYLHGGPVRGIALLDHRFFAELAERGYDVYLYEQAGAGRSGLLPLGDYSIDRQGRDFDAVLDVLGAEQVDVVGFSAGGTLLTRALATPHRTRRIHAAVIAEPGPMDGPTAALDGPPSVPTAATLAPAPTGPRSTTTPRYAVAFGLMRLGFVAAGDGLVGQAEALNAFTPADLGSDTANSYCAADAWRIPIEDSPAKLLLQSGRVVTGHGEHQAVALDRRRAGAQPDSGDAAHRGVFGADARVELGDSGGGPADAPGDPPRRRPSPVERSGRSQRPSRRRHCLLSGGTAAIASRKPGTSPAPGRGALALVSTEIRQALRAELTAAMKRRDRVAMGACRSALGAIDNAESEGVAAPRAGAIETSAVGIGAAEAARRVLTEPDLRAVVAAEVAERRSAAAELPASVADRAAELRAEAAVLEHLLEEV; encoded by the coding sequence ATGACGTACTGGTTCGGACGCCGGCCCGGCGACCCCCGCCGCGCCGCCAGCGGTTGGGGTGGGCTCCTCGTCGCCGCGGTCGCGACGGGCGCGGTGTGCGTTCCGTCGGTGTCGACCGAGCGGCTCTTCCCGCCCGACCTGCCCCAGCTCAGCGCGGCTCGCGTGGCGCTGCCCACCGGCAGCAATGTCACCCTGTACCACTACCCGGCCCTAGGTCTCCTGCGTTATCCGCTGCCCGTCGTGTACCTCCACGGCGGACCGGTCCGAGGCATCGCGCTGCTCGACCACCGGTTCTTCGCCGAGCTTGCCGAGCGCGGTTATGACGTTTACCTGTACGAGCAGGCCGGGGCAGGCCGCAGTGGCCTGCTTCCCCTCGGCGACTACTCCATCGACCGGCAGGGGCGCGACTTCGACGCTGTGCTCGACGTCCTGGGTGCCGAGCAGGTCGACGTCGTTGGGTTCTCGGCGGGCGGAACGCTGCTCACGCGGGCCCTCGCCACGCCTCACAGAACCCGACGCATTCACGCCGCGGTCATCGCCGAGCCCGGTCCCATGGACGGGCCGACGGCGGCGCTCGATGGCCCGCCATCGGTTCCAACCGCCGCCACGCTCGCGCCTGCGCCGACGGGACCGCGATCAACGACGACACCGCGGTACGCCGTCGCCTTCGGCCTCATGCGCCTGGGCTTCGTGGCGGCCGGAGACGGGCTGGTCGGCCAGGCGGAAGCCCTCAACGCGTTCACTCCTGCGGATCTTGGCTCGGACACGGCGAACTCCTACTGCGCAGCCGACGCCTGGCGCATCCCGATCGAGGACTCGCCCGCCAAACTTCTCCTTCAATCCGGCCGCGTCGTTACAGGTCATGGCGAGCATCAGGCAGTCGCCCTCGATCGGCGCAGAGCTGGGGCGCAGCCAGACTCGGGCGATGCTGCTCACCGGGGAGTGTTCGGCGCAGATGCCCGGGTGGAACTCGGCGATTCTGGGGGCGGACCCGCGGATGCGCCGGGTGATCCTCCCCGGCGTCGACCATCACCTGTGGAACGGTCTGGACGATCACAACGCCCGAGCCGCAGACGCCATTGCCTCCTTTCTGGCGGAACGGCCGCCATCGCGTCCCGGAAACCGGGTACCTCCCCGGCCCCCGGGCGTGGTGCACTGGCGCTCGTGAGCACTGAGATCCGGCAGGCGCTGCGCGCCGAGTTGACCGCCGCGATGAAGCGACGCGACCGCGTCGCCATGGGGGCGTGCCGCAGTGCGCTCGGGGCGATCGACAACGCCGAGTCGGAGGGGGTGGCGGCGCCGCGGGCCGGGGCCATCGAGACCTCCGCCGTGGGAATCGGGGCCGCGGAGGCCGCACGTCGGGTGCTCACCGAACCCGACCTGCGGGCCGTCGTGGCTGCGGAGGTGGCCGAACGTCGCTCCGCCGCGGCCGAGCTACCCGCCTCCGTCGCCGACCGCGCGGCTGAGCTGCGCGCCGAGGCCGCGGTCTTGGAGCACCTCCTCGAGGAGGTTTAG
- a CDS encoding SDR family oxidoreductase gives MTNRGVAVVTGASSGIGKATARRLARDGFEVVAAARRLDRLEELARETGCRAVACDVTDPADVAKLAESAGKSVTLLVNNAGGALGTDRIDAADLDRYRAMFETNVLGTVAVTKALLPALIASGQGTIITITSIAGQIAYEGGGGYNAAKFAEVAINDALRLELNGKPVRVCDIAPGMVESDEFSLVRFDGDADKAKKVYEGVDRPLTQDDVAECVAWVAELPHHVNIDKMTVKPVAQAAPYKLHRGPIYR, from the coding sequence ATGACGAACCGTGGAGTGGCAGTGGTGACGGGCGCGAGCAGCGGCATCGGCAAGGCGACGGCCCGGCGGCTGGCCCGCGACGGGTTCGAGGTGGTGGCGGCCGCGAGGCGGCTGGACCGCCTGGAGGAGCTGGCCCGGGAGACGGGGTGCCGGGCCGTGGCGTGCGACGTCACGGACCCCGCGGACGTGGCGAAGCTGGCCGAGTCAGCCGGGAAGAGCGTGACGCTGCTGGTCAACAACGCCGGCGGCGCGCTCGGCACGGACCGGATCGACGCCGCGGACCTGGACCGGTACCGGGCGATGTTCGAGACCAACGTGCTCGGCACGGTCGCGGTCACCAAGGCGCTGCTGCCCGCGCTGATCGCCTCCGGCCAGGGGACGATCATCACGATCACGAGCATCGCCGGGCAGATCGCGTACGAGGGTGGGGGCGGCTACAACGCGGCCAAGTTCGCCGAGGTGGCGATCAACGACGCGCTGCGGCTGGAGCTCAACGGCAAGCCCGTCCGGGTCTGCGACATCGCCCCGGGGATGGTCGAGTCGGACGAGTTCTCGCTGGTGCGCTTCGACGGGGACGCGGACAAGGCGAAGAAGGTGTACGAGGGCGTCGACCGGCCCCTGACCCAGGACGACGTCGCCGAGTGCGTCGCCTGGGTGGCCGAGCTGCCGCACCACGTGAACATCGACAAGATGACGGTGAAGCCGGTGGCCCAGGCGGCGCCGTACAAGCTGCACCGCGGCCCGATCTACCGCTGA
- a CDS encoding AMP-binding protein: protein MPRLVPLPVPAGPSCLRIVPALRAALAGSGPAVAPYAAEGAPLVLPPYVESDLPDDLAVVVGTSGSTGPPKLALLGAAALAASADATAARLGGRGDWLLALPAHHIAGLQVLLRAAAWDTRVRVLPAGPFRAEAFTAAAAALHDETPAAGSSAPGYVSLVPTQLGRLLDDAPATAELSRFAAVLVGGAACPPELLTRAAAAGVRVVTTYGSSETCGGCVYDGVPLDCADVVVERPDETGIGRLLLGGPMLAAGYLGDPARSAAAFPTYDGRRVFRTDDLGRISTQVTVLGRADDVIVTGALKVLPGQVEDAIRAALPGWDVTVVGVPDPDWGHVVAAALAPADPEHQPRTPPTLEQLRDAVRPALPAYALPRALLVLPALPLLGIGKPDRAAVRAAFAARA from the coding sequence GTGCCGCGCCTGGTCCCGCTTCCCGTGCCCGCGGGTCCGTCGTGCCTGCGCATCGTGCCCGCGCTGCGGGCGGCGCTGGCCGGGTCGGGCCCCGCGGTCGCGCCGTACGCCGCGGAGGGCGCCCCGCTGGTCCTCCCCCCGTACGTCGAGTCGGACCTGCCCGACGACCTCGCCGTGGTGGTCGGGACGTCGGGGTCGACCGGGCCGCCCAAGCTGGCGCTGCTCGGCGCCGCCGCGCTCGCCGCCAGCGCGGACGCCACTGCGGCTCGACTGGGCGGGCGAGGCGATTGGCTGCTCGCCCTGCCCGCGCACCACATCGCCGGGCTGCAGGTCCTGCTGCGCGCGGCCGCGTGGGACACCCGCGTCCGCGTCCTACCGGCCGGCCCGTTCCGCGCCGAGGCGTTCACCGCGGCGGCCGCGGCCCTGCACGACGAGACGCCGGCTGCAGGCTCCAGCGCGCCCGGCTATGTCTCGCTCGTCCCCACCCAGCTGGGTCGCCTCCTCGACGACGCCCCGGCAACGGCCGAGCTGAGCCGCTTCGCCGCCGTGCTCGTCGGCGGGGCCGCCTGCCCGCCCGAGCTGCTGACCAGGGCCGCCGCGGCGGGCGTCCGGGTCGTCACCACCTATGGGTCCAGCGAGACCTGCGGCGGGTGCGTGTACGACGGCGTGCCGCTCGACTGCGCCGACGTCGTCGTGGAGCGCCCCGATGAGACCGGCATCGGGCGCCTGCTGCTGGGCGGGCCGATGCTGGCGGCGGGGTACCTCGGCGACCCCGCCCGCAGCGCCGCGGCCTTCCCCACGTACGACGGCCGCCGCGTCTTCCGCACCGACGACCTCGGCCGGATCAGCACCCAGGTCACGGTGCTCGGTCGCGCCGACGACGTCATCGTCACGGGCGCGCTGAAGGTCCTGCCCGGCCAGGTCGAGGACGCGATCCGCGCCGCCCTCCCCGGCTGGGACGTCACGGTCGTCGGCGTCCCCGACCCCGATTGGGGCCACGTCGTCGCGGCCGCCTTAGCCCCCGCCGACCCAGAACATCAGCCGCGCACCCCGCCGACCCTGGAGCAGCTGCGCGACGCCGTACGGCCCGCGCTCCCGGCGTACGCGCTCCCCCGCGCGCTCCTCGTTCTGCCCGCATTGCCGCTGCTCGGGATCGGGAAACCCGACCGCGCGGCGGTGCGAGCGGCATTCGCGGCGCGGGCTTGA
- a CDS encoding PLDc_N domain-containing protein has product MLRVLLTLALLGFTVYAVVDCIQTEDERVRNLPKLAWVALVLLFTPAGGIAWFIAGRPTDAGGFPRIGPGVGPFGGGPQDRPRGPGGWGGRGGGSGPTGPRGPDDDPDFLKKL; this is encoded by the coding sequence GTGCTGCGGGTCCTGCTGACCCTTGCCCTGCTGGGCTTCACCGTGTACGCCGTCGTCGACTGCATCCAGACCGAGGACGAGCGCGTCCGGAATCTGCCCAAGCTCGCCTGGGTGGCGCTGGTCCTGCTCTTCACCCCGGCCGGCGGCATCGCCTGGTTCATCGCCGGGCGCCCGACGGACGCCGGGGGCTTCCCCCGGATCGGCCCCGGCGTCGGCCCGTTCGGCGGTGGTCCCCAGGACCGCCCTCGCGGGCCGGGAGGCTGGGGCGGCCGCGGCGGCGGATCCGGGCCGACCGGGCCGCGCGGACCGGATGACGACCCCGATTTCCTGAAGAAGCTCTGA
- a CDS encoding 1,4-dihydroxy-2-naphthoate polyprenyltransferase, protein MATLAQWVEGARPRTLPAAVAPVVIGTGAAYAAGQASAAGALLALLVAVSLQVGANYANDYSDGVRGTDTRRVGPVRLVGQGLAKPADVKAAAYCCFAFAGMCGLGLCALANTFWILIIGAAAIAAAWFYTGGKKPYGYHGLGELFVFVFFGLVAVLGTQFTQALRLTGGAWFAAIAVGLLSCAILMINNIRDIPGDWASGKKTFAVWLGDKAARATYQLYLAGAVLATVLAALYHRGALAGLLAFALAVAPVRTTRSGAKGKELIPVLAETGRLTLAYGLLTGLGMAILSQPLLG, encoded by the coding sequence ATGGCCACCCTCGCGCAATGGGTCGAGGGGGCGCGCCCGCGCACGCTCCCCGCCGCCGTCGCCCCGGTGGTGATCGGGACCGGGGCCGCCTACGCCGCCGGCCAGGCCTCCGCCGCCGGCGCCCTCCTCGCGCTCCTCGTCGCCGTGTCGCTGCAGGTGGGGGCCAACTATGCCAACGACTACTCGGACGGGGTCCGCGGCACGGACACCCGCCGGGTGGGTCCGGTGCGGCTGGTCGGCCAGGGCCTGGCGAAGCCCGCGGACGTCAAGGCGGCGGCGTACTGCTGCTTCGCGTTCGCCGGCATGTGCGGGCTCGGGCTGTGCGCCCTGGCGAACACGTTCTGGATCCTCATCATCGGCGCGGCGGCGATCGCAGCGGCGTGGTTCTACACGGGGGGCAAGAAGCCGTACGGCTATCACGGCCTCGGCGAGCTGTTCGTGTTCGTCTTCTTCGGGCTGGTCGCGGTGCTGGGCACGCAGTTCACCCAGGCGCTACGGCTGACCGGCGGGGCGTGGTTCGCGGCGATCGCGGTGGGCCTGCTGAGCTGCGCGATCCTCATGATCAACAACATCCGGGACATCCCCGGCGACTGGGCCAGCGGGAAGAAGACGTTCGCCGTCTGGCTGGGCGACAAGGCGGCGCGCGCGACGTACCAGCTCTATCTCGCCGGGGCCGTCCTCGCGACGGTGCTCGCCGCCCTGTACCACCGCGGCGCGCTCGCCGGGCTGCTCGCGTTCGCGCTGGCCGTGGCCCCGGTGCGGACGACGCGCAGCGGGGCGAAGGGCAAGGAGCTGATTCCGGTGCTGGCGGAGACTGGCCGGCTGACGCTGGCGTACGGGCTGCTCACCGGCCTCGGCATGGCGATCCTGTCCCAGCCGCTGCTGGGCTGA
- a CDS encoding glycerate kinase, whose product MPRVLIACDKFKGSLTGSEVLAAITAGMRSAVPDLEVSSTLIADGGDGTLDAAESCGFTRVPVTAAGPFGEPGQTSYAVRGAQAVIEMADACGIVRAGDRRDALGATSRGVGDVMRAALDAGVRDLVLGIGGSASTDGGAGMLQALGARLLDASGAELPPGGAALARLATLDLSTLHPALADSTITLASDVNNPLLGERGCVAIFAPQKGADEAMRAELEAALTHYAAQVTAAMGRDDTELPGAGAAGGVGYAALAVLGARMRPGIDVVLELGEFTSLLPGSDLVVTGEGALDLQTLLGKAPAGVARAAGEAGVPVIALCGRALLSDEEVAQTGLDAIYQLVDLEPDPAVCIRDADRLLRELAAQAARDRFGG is encoded by the coding sequence ATGCCCCGCGTCCTGATCGCCTGCGACAAATTCAAGGGTTCCCTCACCGGGTCCGAGGTGCTGGCGGCGATCACCGCCGGGATGCGTTCGGCCGTGCCGGATCTCGAGGTCTCGAGCACGCTCATCGCCGACGGCGGCGACGGCACGCTCGACGCGGCCGAGTCGTGTGGGTTCACGCGGGTCCCCGTGACCGCGGCGGGTCCGTTCGGGGAGCCGGGGCAGACGTCGTACGCCGTACGCGGTGCGCAGGCTGTCATCGAGATGGCCGACGCCTGCGGCATCGTCCGGGCGGGCGACCGACGTGACGCGCTCGGCGCGACCAGCCGCGGGGTCGGCGACGTCATGCGGGCGGCGCTGGACGCGGGGGTACGCGATCTGGTGCTGGGCATCGGCGGCAGCGCCTCGACGGACGGCGGCGCCGGGATGCTGCAGGCGCTGGGGGCCCGGCTCCTCGACGCGTCCGGGGCCGAGCTGCCGCCCGGGGGCGCGGCCCTGGCCCGGCTGGCCACCCTGGATCTGAGCACGCTGCACCCGGCGCTCGCCGACAGCACGATCACGCTGGCCAGCGACGTCAACAACCCGCTGCTGGGCGAGCGCGGCTGCGTGGCGATCTTCGCGCCGCAGAAGGGCGCCGACGAGGCGATGCGGGCGGAACTGGAGGCTGCGCTGACACACTACGCGGCGCAGGTCACCGCGGCGATGGGTCGCGACGACACCGAGCTGCCGGGGGCGGGAGCGGCGGGCGGGGTGGGGTACGCGGCGCTGGCCGTGCTCGGCGCCCGGATGCGGCCCGGCATCGACGTGGTGCTGGAGCTGGGCGAGTTCACCTCGCTGCTGCCGGGATCCGACCTCGTGGTGACCGGGGAGGGGGCGCTGGATCTGCAGACGTTGCTCGGGAAGGCCCCGGCGGGGGTGGCGCGGGCGGCGGGCGAGGCCGGCGTACCCGTCATCGCCCTGTGCGGGCGGGCGTTGCTGAGCGACGAGGAGGTCGCGCAGACCGGGCTCGACGCGATCTACCAGCTCGTGGACCTCGAACCCGACCCGGCGGTGTGCATACGCGACGCCGACCGGCTGCTGCGCGAACTGGCAGCCCAGGCGGCGCGGGACCGCTTCGGCGGCTGA